One bacterium genomic window carries:
- the hisC gene encoding histidinol-phosphate transaminase, giving the protein MSIEKKIRKAVLDAPAYHLKTEEGIKLNQNESPWDIPVHLKTEIIEKLLQTPWNRYPLGDIVPLKKKLAKLLNLWPDNLVFANGSNVLIQAIIMACAVNDKIMVLDPTFSVYELQGQLLGNTIIKYPLDENFEFDRDALIATVKKQKPKVLFIANPNAPTGNLYNLNMMRAIVEECPCLVVVDEAYYPFSGTTVINWVRQYDNLIVLRTFSKAFAMGGVRFGYLAADADIATQIEKCLLPFCISKLTAACVDTVLDHPEYVENYTSDICKERDRVVEEMKNIPGITVYPTKANFVLFKCEDSQTVFRRVLNEGVILRDVSNPTTLAKTLRVSIGTKEENNAFLSALKKAI; this is encoded by the coding sequence ATGTCTATCGAGAAAAAAATCAGAAAAGCTGTTTTAGACGCTCCCGCCTATCACTTAAAAACCGAAGAAGGCATTAAGCTTAATCAAAACGAATCGCCGTGGGATATTCCTGTTCATCTTAAAACCGAAATTATCGAAAAACTGCTGCAAACCCCTTGGAACCGCTACCCGCTAGGCGATATTGTGCCGCTTAAGAAAAAACTCGCGAAACTCTTAAACCTCTGGCCCGATAATCTGGTGTTTGCCAATGGATCCAATGTGCTCATCCAAGCCATCATCATGGCCTGTGCCGTAAACGATAAAATCATGGTGCTCGACCCCACGTTTTCGGTGTACGAGCTGCAAGGTCAGCTCTTGGGCAACACCATTATTAAATACCCCTTGGACGAAAATTTTGAATTTGACCGCGATGCCTTGATTGCCACTGTAAAAAAGCAAAAACCAAAAGTCCTTTTTATTGCTAACCCCAATGCACCCACGGGAAATTTATATAACCTTAATATGATGCGGGCCATTGTAGAAGAATGCCCGTGCCTTGTTGTGGTAGACGAAGCTTACTACCCCTTTTCGGGAACAACCGTGATTAATTGGGTGCGTCAATACGATAACCTGATTGTGCTTCGCACATTCTCTAAAGCTTTTGCCATGGGGGGCGTCCGTTTTGGTTATTTGGCGGCCGATGCGGATATTGCCACCCAAATTGAAAAGTGCCTGCTGCCTTTTTGTATCAGTAAACTGACAGCGGCCTGCGTGGATACCGTTTTAGACCACCCCGAATATGTAGAAAACTACACCAGCGACATCTGCAAAGAGCGCGACCGTGTGGTGGAAGAAATGAAAAATATTCCAGGCATTACTGTTTACCCCACCAAGGCTAACTTCGTGCTTTTTAAATGCGAAGACTCGCAAACTGTATTTAGAAGAGTGCTGAATGAGGGTGTTATTTTAAGAGATGTGAGCAACCCCACCACGCTAGCCAAAACCCTACGGGTATCCATTGGCACCAAAGAAGAAAACAACGCCTTCCTGAGTGCTTTAAAAAAGGCAATATAA
- the fmt gene encoding methionyl-tRNA formyltransferase: MTLSNKPTILFMGTPAFALESLKALHLGGYPLVGVVTQPDTVAGRGLKETSCACAVYARENKLRLFQPPSIKDTKTIEELKELAPDFIVVAAYGQFLPDTILQIPKIDIVNVHGSLLPAYRGAAPIQYALLNGDTTTGVSIMRVIKKMDAGPVYSQATLPIEITDTSEGLMAKAATVGADLLTKTIPQIIDGLKPVEQDESKVSFSPSIKKAEGKIDWTKTSHELDCLVRAFYPWPIAHTSIQGKILKVFEASPVQNNASGVAGTLVSLESDGIVLKTNAGCLLLKTVQLEGKKKMNAAECARGLRLNPGDKFE, translated from the coding sequence ATGACCCTTTCTAACAAACCAACCATCCTCTTTATGGGCACGCCGGCTTTTGCGCTGGAATCTTTAAAAGCCCTCCACCTTGGTGGTTACCCTCTTGTAGGCGTAGTCACTCAGCCCGATACAGTGGCTGGACGTGGCTTAAAAGAAACAAGCTGCGCGTGTGCTGTGTACGCCCGCGAGAACAAGCTGCGCTTGTTTCAGCCACCTTCTATTAAAGACACTAAAACTATCGAAGAGTTAAAAGAACTAGCTCCTGACTTTATTGTAGTAGCAGCCTACGGCCAATTTTTACCGGATACTATTTTACAAATCCCTAAAATAGATATCGTCAATGTTCACGGCTCTCTCTTGCCTGCCTATCGTGGCGCGGCTCCCATTCAATATGCGCTACTTAATGGAGATACAACAACCGGGGTGTCCATCATGCGGGTGATTAAAAAAATGGATGCAGGCCCAGTGTATTCTCAAGCCACGTTGCCCATTGAAATAACCGATACCAGCGAAGGCCTTATGGCCAAAGCCGCCACGGTGGGGGCCGATCTTTTGACTAAAACTATTCCGCAAATAATTGATGGATTAAAACCCGTAGAGCAAGATGAAAGCAAGGTAAGCTTTTCGCCCAGCATTAAAAAAGCGGAGGGAAAAATTGATTGGACTAAAACATCCCATGAATTGGATTGCCTGGTACGAGCTTTTTACCCCTGGCCTATTGCCCACACAAGCATTCAGGGGAAAATTCTCAAAGTTTTTGAAGCAAGTCCCGTCCAAAACAATGCTTCAGGAGTAGCCGGAACTTTGGTATCCTTGGAATCTGACGGCATTGTGTTAAAAACAAACGCCGGTTGCCTTCTCTTAAAAACCGTGCAATTAGAAGGCAAAAAGAAAATGAATGCTGCCGAATGTGCCCGCGGTTTACGCTTAAATCCGGGTGACAAATTTGAATAG
- the def gene encoding peptide deformylase has product MSLLNVLKYPDKRLKNKSKPVIEVNKTIRELAESMMETMYVENGIGLAAPQIGENIRLIVVDVPIQDKINEEKYHPDPVALINPEIITGDGKIQYEEGCLSCPELIVLVDRQKNIVVKYLDLEGRPQELKATDLKAVCIQHEIDHLNGTLLADRLSSVDRDLYKTKRIRIAKDEKDLEKVL; this is encoded by the coding sequence ATGTCGTTATTAAATGTACTCAAATACCCCGATAAGCGGCTTAAAAATAAATCAAAGCCCGTTATTGAAGTCAATAAAACCATCCGCGAATTGGCCGAGAGCATGATGGAAACCATGTACGTGGAAAACGGCATTGGTTTAGCCGCACCGCAAATTGGCGAGAACATACGGCTGATTGTGGTGGATGTCCCTATTCAAGATAAAATCAATGAAGAAAAATATCATCCTGATCCCGTCGCTTTAATTAATCCGGAAATTATTACCGGTGATGGAAAAATTCAGTACGAAGAAGGTTGCTTGTCATGCCCTGAACTTATCGTGCTGGTCGACCGCCAGAAAAATATTGTGGTGAAATATTTGGATTTAGAAGGCCGCCCGCAGGAACTCAAGGCCACCGATTTAAAAGCCGTGTGCATTCAACATGAAATTGATCACTTAAATGGAACCTTGTTGGCCGACCGTTTAAGTAGTGTTGACAGAGACTTGTACAAAACCAAACGCATCCGCATTGCGAAGGATGAAAAAGATTTGGAAAAAGTTCTTTGA
- a CDS encoding ribbon-helix-helix domain-containing protein, with amino-acid sequence MNISVYLNDVIVKRIDREAKKTKVSRSGIIQSILEKELLQKEKTGVFDDVFGILSPKEADDMMNTIYSSRQNSSRFK; translated from the coding sequence ATGAATATATCGGTTTATTTAAATGATGTGATTGTCAAAAGGATTGATCGAGAAGCCAAAAAAACAAAGGTTTCGCGTTCGGGAATTATTCAATCTATTCTCGAAAAAGAATTATTACAGAAGGAAAAAACGGGTGTGTTTGATGATGTATTTGGAATTTTATCCCCAAAAGAAGCAGATGATATGATGAACACCATTTATTCTTCACGTCAAAATAGTTCGCGTTTTAAATAA
- a CDS encoding isocitrate dehydrogenase: protein MSTITITEFLGDGIGPELSKSIHDFAAILPIKFEFEPVDLTFENRQKMGAKVYEDAEKSFNKTKLAFKYPTVTKGESPNAKLRNLFDFSVIHRPVISIPGINSNFKENVEVHIIRVATGGTYEHGGEMVSPDVAVSLRVVDRKPCLQAAEFAFGLGQKIGKGVTSASKYTIQKVTDGLFEDAVNAIAKKYPEVKHDVELFDALLAKMIIKPQNYHVIVCLNEYGDFLSDMACGLVGSLGIGASANYAFDANNKVTMAMFDPAGGTAPDIAGQNKVNPAAALLAFGMLLNHIDRYDLGHSLRLALRSLIAEKQCTVDLGGKLSCTDFTSVLIKKFGEEFEKYSKEKK from the coding sequence ATGTCGACAATTACAATTACCGAGTTTTTGGGCGACGGCATTGGGCCTGAGCTCTCCAAATCTATCCACGATTTTGCAGCCATTTTACCCATTAAATTTGAGTTTGAACCGGTAGATTTAACCTTTGAAAACCGGCAAAAAATGGGCGCTAAAGTTTACGAAGACGCCGAGAAATCGTTCAATAAAACGAAGCTCGCTTTTAAATACCCCACAGTCACCAAGGGAGAAAGCCCCAACGCTAAATTGCGCAACCTATTTGATTTTTCCGTCATTCACCGCCCGGTTATTTCCATTCCCGGTATTAATTCCAATTTTAAAGAAAACGTCGAAGTGCATATTATCCGCGTGGCTACCGGTGGCACTTACGAGCACGGTGGTGAGATGGTAAGCCCGGATGTAGCCGTGTCGCTCCGCGTGGTAGACCGTAAACCCTGTTTGCAAGCGGCCGAATTTGCCTTTGGTTTAGGGCAAAAAATAGGCAAAGGAGTCACCTCGGCCTCTAAATATACCATTCAAAAAGTAACCGATGGACTTTTTGAAGATGCGGTTAATGCCATTGCAAAAAAATATCCCGAAGTAAAACATGATGTAGAACTCTTTGATGCCTTACTGGCCAAAATGATTATTAAACCGCAAAATTACCATGTAATTGTGTGTCTTAATGAATATGGCGATTTCTTGAGCGATATGGCTTGCGGTTTAGTAGGCAGCTTAGGAATAGGCGCTTCGGCCAATTATGCTTTTGATGCAAACAACAAAGTAACGATGGCCATGTTCGACCCGGCCGGCGGCACAGCTCCGGATATTGCAGGCCAGAACAAGGTGAATCCAGCGGCGGCCCTCTTAGCTTTTGGAATGCTCCTCAACCATATTGATCGCTACGATTTAGGACACAGCCTTAGGCTCGCTCTACGCAGCCTCATTGCCGAAAAACAATGCACGGTGGATTTGGGTGGAAAATTATCGTGTACTGATTTTACGAGCGTGTTGATTAAGAAGTTTGGGGAAGAGTTTGAGAAGTATTCTAAAGAGAAGAAGTAA
- the priA gene encoding primosomal protein N', producing the protein MTDFIDIILPIPLNKALTYHSSNPLQTGLRVLTPLGTKKAVGFVFKSHANPEKTKTKGIYQVLDKTPLLTPAYLEWLLWASQYYMAPLGEVLAAAIPSPLFEAVSDEKIRTRKSRAQSQTVLDTPHQTVTLNPEQKGALDLLIQDSNTGQYSAHLLHGITGSGKTEVYIELAKHILKSGKQVMVLVPEIGLTPQALARFQKHFGNEMGVFHSNLTQNQRLLEWLKCESGENKMIIGTRSALFAPFKNLGAIIIDEEHDSSYKQEERFRYHARDLAMVRAKMEKAIVLLGSATPSLESMANVEKGKLKIHTLTTRATGQKMPEVLVVNMAAQKRQTTSPLDLSVELIKAIEYKLKQGEQVMILQNKRGYASAIFCTACEKALTCPHCSVPYTYHKHGSYMLCHYCDHKEKRPDKCTLCGEPKITMLGTGIQTIEEQVKVFFPKARVARLDRDSTKKKNAMADILQQLADRKIDILLGTQMIAKGHDFHGVTLVGIVGVDLALSLPDFRSAERTFQLITQVSGRAGRGDKPGHVIIQSYGPHHYSIDCASQNDYARFVKTETDFRREWGYPPYGRMIAIKLSSPQQNILSSFCSDLERKLEKQKFPVSVLGPAPQAIEKIRNQYRWHLLIKGTKEGPVHQVCRQILDMIGKPSKIRVSVDVDPMSMI; encoded by the coding sequence ATGACTGATTTTATTGACATAATTCTACCGATACCGCTCAATAAAGCGCTCACTTATCATAGCTCAAACCCGCTACAAACAGGGCTAAGAGTACTCACTCCTTTAGGCACAAAAAAGGCTGTTGGCTTTGTGTTTAAAAGCCATGCAAACCCCGAAAAAACTAAAACCAAGGGCATTTATCAGGTACTCGACAAAACTCCTTTGCTCACCCCTGCTTATTTAGAATGGCTCTTGTGGGCTTCTCAATATTACATGGCGCCACTGGGCGAAGTATTGGCCGCCGCCATCCCATCACCACTTTTTGAAGCTGTCAGCGACGAAAAAATACGCACCAGAAAATCACGCGCGCAATCGCAAACCGTTTTAGATACACCTCATCAAACCGTTACTTTAAACCCCGAACAAAAAGGCGCTTTGGATTTGCTTATTCAAGATTCCAATACAGGCCAGTACTCAGCTCATCTTCTCCATGGCATCACCGGCTCGGGAAAAACCGAGGTGTACATTGAACTTGCCAAACATATTTTAAAAAGCGGCAAACAGGTGATGGTGCTGGTTCCCGAAATTGGTCTCACCCCTCAAGCGTTGGCTCGTTTTCAAAAACATTTTGGAAATGAAATGGGGGTTTTTCATAGTAATCTCACGCAAAACCAGCGTCTGTTAGAGTGGCTTAAATGTGAATCGGGCGAAAATAAAATGATCATTGGCACACGCTCGGCTCTCTTTGCTCCCTTTAAAAATTTAGGCGCTATCATCATCGACGAAGAACACGATAGCTCGTACAAGCAGGAAGAACGCTTCCGCTACCATGCCCGCGATTTAGCCATGGTACGCGCCAAGATGGAAAAGGCAATTGTTCTGTTAGGATCTGCCACTCCCTCACTGGAAAGCATGGCCAATGTAGAAAAAGGAAAACTCAAAATACACACTCTCACCACGCGCGCCACCGGACAAAAAATGCCCGAGGTTTTAGTAGTGAACATGGCCGCTCAAAAGCGGCAAACCACTTCACCACTTGATCTATCTGTAGAACTGATAAAGGCCATTGAATATAAATTAAAGCAAGGCGAGCAAGTGATGATTTTGCAAAACAAACGCGGTTATGCCAGCGCTATCTTTTGCACCGCCTGCGAAAAAGCGCTCACCTGCCCACATTGCAGTGTGCCGTATACCTATCACAAGCATGGCAGCTATATGCTGTGTCATTATTGCGATCATAAAGAAAAACGCCCCGATAAATGCACACTCTGCGGCGAGCCCAAAATCACCATGCTAGGGACCGGCATTCAAACCATTGAAGAACAGGTAAAAGTATTTTTTCCAAAAGCGCGCGTGGCCAGACTCGATCGCGACAGCACCAAAAAGAAAAATGCCATGGCGGATATTTTGCAACAATTGGCCGATAGAAAAATTGATATCTTGTTAGGCACGCAAATGATTGCCAAAGGGCATGATTTTCACGGTGTCACCCTCGTTGGCATTGTGGGCGTTGATTTGGCGTTATCACTGCCCGATTTTAGAAGTGCCGAACGCACCTTTCAGCTCATCACCCAAGTTTCAGGACGCGCCGGCCGCGGCGATAAACCCGGGCATGTCATCATTCAAAGCTATGGCCCGCATCATTACAGCATCGATTGCGCCTCACAGAATGACTATGCGCGTTTTGTTAAAACCGAAACCGATTTTAGACGCGAATGGGGCTATCCGCCCTACGGCCGTATGATCGCGATAAAACTATCCAGCCCGCAGCAAAATATTCTCTCCAGCTTTTGCAGCGATTTAGAGCGTAAGTTAGAAAAACAAAAATTCCCCGTCAGCGTCTTGGGCCCCGCCCCACAAGCCATTGAAAAGATACGCAATCAATACCGCTGGCATCTTTTAATAAAAGGCACTAAAGAAGGACCCGTTCATCAGGTGTGCCGGCAAATTTTGGATATGATTGGCAAACCCTCTAAAATTAGGGTGAGCGTTGATGTGGACCCGATGAGTATGATATAG
- a CDS encoding MBL fold metallo-hydrolase produces MLFVKTFPVGAFQCNCTILGDPETGDAIVVDPGDEGERIVKEINAKGFKVKYIVHTHAHLDHIGATSFVKQKSGGTIGLHKDDLFLYENMEMQGQMLGLHVDKNVKPIDHFLTQGDILDWGKNQKIEVLHTPGHTPGSLCFLAKGFNNGQDLLFAGDTLFMGSIGRTDLWGGDYGQIIDSIKTKLVTLDETITVVCGHGPNTTVGREKKVNPFIQ; encoded by the coding sequence ATGCTTTTTGTCAAAACATTTCCAGTAGGCGCTTTTCAATGCAACTGCACCATTTTGGGAGATCCCGAAACGGGTGATGCCATTGTGGTGGATCCGGGCGATGAAGGCGAACGCATTGTAAAAGAAATTAACGCCAAAGGATTTAAAGTAAAATACATCGTCCACACACACGCGCATCTCGATCACATTGGAGCAACAAGCTTTGTTAAACAAAAATCCGGCGGAACCATTGGCCTGCATAAAGATGATCTCTTCCTATACGAAAACATGGAAATGCAGGGGCAAATGTTGGGCTTACATGTAGATAAAAACGTAAAACCCATCGATCACTTTTTAACCCAGGGTGATATTTTGGATTGGGGAAAAAATCAAAAAATAGAAGTGTTGCACACCCCCGGCCACACACCGGGTTCGCTCTGTTTTTTGGCCAAAGGTTTTAATAACGGACAAGATCTTTTATTTGCCGGTGACACTTTGTTTATGGGTTCCATCGGCCGGACAGATTTATGGGGCGGCGATTACGGGCAGATTATTGATTCGATTAAGACTAAGCTTGTGACACTGGATGAAACTATCACGGTGGTATGTGGCCATGGTCCTAATACGACTGTGGGGAGGGAGAAAAAAGTGAATCCGTTTATCCAGTAA
- a CDS encoding cob(I)yrinic acid a,c-diamide adenosyltransferase, with the protein MTKIYTKTGDDGTTSLFDGTRVKKDNPRVDAYGDVDELNSVLGVAASFIKDEKTLSLLYSIQRDLFAFGANMANPKHKKQKEKSDFTDTKITFLEKEIDAMEEKMEPLKAFILPGGSHGSSFLHMARTVCRRAERNIIGLSESEEIDAVFIKYINRLSDFLFVLARFVNFKEGVKDVPWDS; encoded by the coding sequence ATGACAAAAATCTATACCAAAACCGGTGACGACGGTACAACCTCTTTGTTTGATGGAACTCGTGTTAAAAAAGATAACCCCCGAGTGGATGCTTATGGGGATGTGGATGAGCTGAACTCGGTTTTGGGTGTGGCCGCTTCGTTTATTAAAGACGAAAAAACTCTTTCGCTTCTCTATTCTATCCAGCGCGATTTATTTGCTTTTGGGGCCAATATGGCTAACCCCAAGCATAAAAAGCAAAAGGAAAAATCCGATTTTACCGATACTAAAATTACATTTTTAGAAAAAGAAATTGATGCCATGGAAGAAAAAATGGAACCCCTTAAGGCGTTTATTTTACCGGGCGGGTCGCATGGATCGAGCTTTCTTCACATGGCGCGTACGGTATGCCGCCGGGCCGAACGCAATATTATTGGTTTATCGGAGAGTGAAGAAATTGATGCTGTGTTTATTAAATACATCAATCGCTTGAGTGATTTTTTATTTGTGCTGGCGCGCTTTGTGAATTTTAAAGAAGGGGTTAAGGATGTACCTTGGGATTCATAA
- a CDS encoding PIN domain-containing protein, with the protein MSHILDTDTYIYLTQGNKNIFSKIKEIGEENIFLSAITVAELYYGAFKSKKVSENSFAIQKNIEKLQILNFTKSTAKIYGRLKATLNSQGMPIDDMDLEIASIAISHGYTLVTHNQKHFKNIAELLLEDWFE; encoded by the coding sequence ATGTCGCACATTCTCGATACCGATACCTATATTTATCTCACTCAGGGTAATAAAAATATTTTTTCAAAAATAAAAGAAATTGGGGAAGAAAATATTTTTTTGTCGGCCATTACAGTTGCCGAATTATATTATGGGGCATTTAAGTCCAAGAAAGTTTCTGAAAACTCCTTTGCCATTCAAAAAAATATCGAGAAACTACAGATTCTTAATTTCACCAAAAGTACGGCTAAAATATATGGTAGGTTGAAGGCTACTCTTAATAGCCAAGGCATGCCCATTGATGATATGGACTTAGAGATTGCTTCTATTGCCATTTCACATGGCTATACGCTCGTTACTCATAATCAGAAACATTTTAAAAATATTGCCGAGCTTCTTTTGGAGGATTGGTTCGAGTAA
- the rpe gene encoding ribulose-phosphate 3-epimerase — translation MTKLIAPSILSADFSCLGEEIKAVEAAGADWIHVDVMDGHFVPNITIGPLIVEAVKKVTKLPIDVHLMIENPERYVADFIKAGATHVSVHVEQGYHLDRTLNLIRELDAKPGIVLNPATSLLSLDNLLGMVDYVLLMTVNPGFGGQKFIGYCKDKIRDLRALIDKSGKKILLEIDGGVKVDNIGELAKLGADVFVAGSAIYGSGNYKKTIDEMKKAIS, via the coding sequence ATGACAAAACTCATTGCCCCTTCCATTTTATCAGCCGACTTTTCCTGCTTAGGCGAAGAAATTAAAGCCGTTGAAGCCGCCGGCGCCGACTGGATTCACGTCGATGTGATGGACGGCCACTTTGTACCCAATATCACCATTGGGCCCCTCATTGTAGAAGCCGTTAAAAAAGTGACCAAGCTGCCCATTGATGTGCACTTGATGATTGAAAACCCCGAACGTTATGTGGCCGACTTCATTAAAGCCGGCGCTACGCATGTGTCGGTACATGTTGAACAAGGCTATCATTTAGACCGCACCCTTAATTTAATCCGCGAATTGGACGCTAAACCCGGCATAGTTTTAAACCCGGCCACCTCTCTTTTATCGCTCGATAATTTATTGGGCATGGTGGACTATGTGTTATTGATGACGGTTAATCCGGGGTTTGGCGGGCAAAAGTTTATTGGCTACTGCAAAGATAAAATTCGTGATCTGCGGGCGCTCATTGATAAATCGGGCAAAAAGATTCTGCTCGAAATTGATGGCGGTGTAAAAGTAGATAACATTGGTGAACTCGCCAAATTAGGTGCCGATGTATTTGTAGCCGGCTCAGCCATTTATGGCAGCGGCAATTATAAAAAGACTATTGATGAGATGAAGAAAGCCATCAGCTAA
- the serS gene encoding serine--tRNA ligase — protein sequence MLDIKWILDNEAAFKQALKNRGSDLDTSGLFDLNNKRKALQVEFDTLRAEQNNKSKEIAMANKEKRDTSGIMAEMKKVADRVKALSADMTSIEDELNKLLSVIPNVPDASVPVGADLEGNKEVKVWGKKPEFSFKPKDHIEIGESLKILDFDRGAKIAGARFTLYRGLAARLERALINFMLETHRKEHGYEEVLPPFMAIADSLYGTGQLPKFEADLFKTNSNHYLIPTAEVPVTNIYRDEILKEEQLPLRLCAYTPCFRSEAGSYGKDVKGLIRQHQFNKVELVQFAHPDKSFDALEELTGSAEKILEKLGLHYRRMVLCTGDMGFGSAKTYDLEVWLPGQNAYREISSCSNFVDFQARRLKTRFKDKDGKNKLVHTLNGSGLAVGRTLVAILENYQQADGTVKVPEALVPFMDGVTVIGSV from the coding sequence ATGTTAGATATAAAATGGATTTTAGACAACGAAGCCGCTTTTAAACAAGCTCTCAAAAACCGTGGATCGGATCTGGATACGAGCGGGCTTTTTGATTTGAACAACAAACGCAAAGCGCTGCAGGTGGAGTTTGATACGCTCAGAGCCGAACAAAATAATAAATCTAAAGAAATTGCCATGGCCAATAAGGAAAAGCGCGACACCAGCGGGATTATGGCCGAGATGAAAAAAGTGGCTGACCGGGTAAAAGCCCTTTCTGCCGACATGACGTCTATTGAAGACGAGCTCAATAAACTTTTATCCGTGATTCCCAACGTACCCGATGCGTCTGTTCCTGTAGGGGCCGATTTGGAAGGGAATAAAGAAGTAAAAGTATGGGGGAAAAAACCTGAATTTAGTTTTAAACCCAAAGACCATATTGAAATTGGTGAAAGTTTAAAAATTCTCGATTTTGATCGTGGTGCTAAAATTGCGGGTGCTCGCTTTACACTGTATCGCGGTTTGGCCGCTCGTTTAGAACGTGCTCTTATCAATTTTATGCTCGAAACCCATCGCAAAGAACATGGGTATGAAGAAGTGCTCCCGCCTTTTATGGCTATTGCCGATAGTTTGTATGGTACTGGCCAGCTTCCTAAATTTGAAGCCGATCTTTTCAAAACAAATTCGAATCACTATTTAATTCCCACAGCCGAAGTTCCGGTAACCAATATTTACCGTGATGAAATTTTAAAAGAAGAGCAGCTCCCGCTGCGTTTGTGTGCGTATACGCCTTGTTTTAGGAGCGAAGCGGGTTCTTATGGGAAAGATGTGAAAGGGCTTATCCGTCAGCATCAATTTAATAAAGTGGAGCTCGTGCAATTTGCTCACCCGGATAAATCGTTTGACGCGTTGGAAGAACTTACCGGCAGTGCCGAAAAAATCCTCGAAAAATTAGGCCTTCATTATCGCCGCATGGTTTTGTGTACAGGCGATATGGGTTTTGGTTCGGCCAAAACTTATGATTTAGAAGTATGGCTCCCGGGTCAGAACGCCTACCGCGAAATCTCTTCTTGTTCTAACTTTGTAGACTTCCAGGCCCGTCGCTTAAAAACCCGTTTTAAAGATAAAGACGGAAAAAACAAACTGGTGCATACCCTTAATGGTTCTGGTTTAGCCGTTGGCCGTACGCTGGTGGCTATTTTAGAAAATTATCAGCAGGCTGATGGTACGGTAAAAGTCCCCGAGGCTTTGGTGCCTTTTATGGATGGCGTGACGGTTATTGGTTCGGTTTAA